One Ktedonobacteraceae bacterium DNA segment encodes these proteins:
- a CDS encoding universal stress protein, with amino-acid sequence MMFRRILVPLDGSSRAEEALPVAEHMARSAGASILLLRVIDTSPESMPTVPTRPALFQSVGQVEQAQAESYLGAIATTDQFHGIAVQTRAEFGLVAPTILSVAATEKADIIVLCSHGFSGVTRWVMGSVAEKVARYSDIPVLVLREGGPIPNERRAGETQPLMNPALFQKRR; translated from the coding sequence ATGATGTTCAGACGAATTCTGGTACCTTTAGATGGTTCATCGCGAGCGGAGGAAGCGTTGCCGGTTGCGGAACACATGGCGCGTAGTGCCGGCGCTTCCATTCTGTTGCTGCGCGTGATTGATACCTCTCCCGAGTCCATGCCTACAGTGCCGACCAGACCGGCTCTTTTCCAGAGCGTGGGGCAGGTAGAACAGGCACAGGCAGAGAGCTATCTTGGAGCGATTGCCACTACAGATCAATTTCATGGCATAGCTGTTCAGACCCGGGCGGAGTTCGGGCTGGTTGCTCCCACTATCCTTTCGGTGGCCGCGACAGAGAAGGCGGATATAATCGTGTTGTGCAGCCACGGTTTTTCAGGGGTGACTCGTTGGGTGATGGGTTCCGTAGCCGAGAAGGTGGCCCGCTACTCGGATATTCCTGTGCTGGTGCTGCGCGAAGGCGGACCCATACCGAATGAGCGACGGGCCGGTGAGACTCAACCCCTTATGAACCCGGCGCTTTTCCAGAAGAGAAGGTAG
- the lepB gene encoding signal peptidase I: MNSELDFEKRYRLLREIIETVVLTILMFLVIRFAVQNFNIEGTSMEPTLHNTELILVDKWTYLFHPPSRGDIIVFVAPPDPTQDYIKRIIAIPGDRITINGTIVTVDGVTLKETYVASQNQGNPYAYKQISETVPANDYFVMGDNRRGSYDSRAWGFVPRKNIIGRAAFVYWPLGEDNDGFLPNAASVFASVHQPGAASGMENGGLSVAVDGVLVALAPSLFFLFQKRKQRGR, translated from the coding sequence ATGAATTCAGAGCTGGACTTTGAGAAGCGGTACCGGTTGCTGCGGGAAATTATCGAGACGGTTGTGCTGACCATTTTGATGTTTCTGGTGATCCGCTTTGCCGTGCAGAATTTCAATATAGAAGGCACCAGTATGGAGCCTACGCTGCACAATACAGAATTGATCCTGGTAGACAAGTGGACCTACCTCTTTCATCCCCCGTCGCGCGGGGATATTATCGTATTCGTGGCGCCGCCCGATCCTACGCAGGATTACATTAAGCGCATTATCGCCATACCAGGAGACAGGATTACCATCAATGGCACTATCGTTACGGTCGATGGCGTGACACTGAAGGAGACCTATGTGGCCTCGCAAAATCAAGGCAATCCTTATGCGTACAAGCAGATCTCGGAAACTGTGCCGGCTAATGACTATTTTGTGATGGGCGATAATCGCAGGGGAAGCTATGATTCTCGCGCCTGGGGGTTTGTGCCGCGTAAGAATATTATTGGGCGCGCGGCGTTTGTTTACTGGCCGTTGGGCGAAGATAACGATGGTTTTCTGCCAAATGCTGCCTCTGTCTTTGCCAGCGTTCACCAGCCTGGCGCGGCATCAGGTATGGAAAATGGTGGGCTGAGTGTTGCTGTCGATGGCGTGCTTGTAGCGCTGGCACCCAGCCTGTTCTTTCTCTTCCAAAAACGCAAGCAGCGAGGCCGATAA
- a CDS encoding cupin domain-containing protein has protein sequence MDIKRSGSQPSGKGPSEYFTGVVRIDPLFQAPDPARVAGSSVTFEPGARTAWHTHPLGQTLIVTAGSGRAQRWGGPIEEIHPGDVIWFEPGEKHWHGAAPTTAMTHIAIQERLDGRAVDWLEHVSDEQYQG, from the coding sequence ATGGATATCAAAAGAAGTGGCTCGCAACCTTCCGGCAAGGGGCCGTCCGAGTACTTTACCGGCGTTGTCCGTATTGACCCGCTGTTCCAGGCGCCCGATCCCGCGCGTGTGGCCGGCTCCAGCGTCACTTTCGAACCCGGCGCTCGAACGGCCTGGCACACTCACCCACTGGGCCAGACCCTGATCGTGACGGCGGGCAGTGGCCGCGCCCAACGCTGGGGCGGCCCAATCGAGGAAATTCATCCGGGAGACGTGATCTGGTTCGAGCCGGGGGAGAAGCATTGGCACGGAGCCGCGCCAACCACAGCTATGACGCACATCGCCATTCAGGAACGGCTCGACGGCAGGGCCGTTGACTGGTTGGAACATGTCAGCGACGAACAATACCAGGGCTGA